In Treponema primitia ZAS-2, a genomic segment contains:
- a CDS encoding cobalamin B12-binding domain-containing protein, translated as MGVIKDSLSNLDDEKALAEVKKALDANTAPDKILGECQDAMVAIGNAFSAGTMFVSDLMMAGAIFEDISKLVLPKIKAAGTGKSGAKVVIGTVKNDIHNIGKDIVANMLTASGFDVIDVGVDVPAENFVKAVKDSGAKALAMSCLLVSCYDSIKDTVEALKKEGLRDKVKIIIGGGPVDDHVVKYSGADGFGLDPQACIHLCEEAYA; from the coding sequence ATGGGTGTGATTAAGGATTCGTTATCCAACCTGGATGATGAAAAAGCTTTAGCGGAAGTCAAAAAGGCCCTGGACGCCAATACGGCGCCGGACAAAATCCTGGGGGAGTGCCAGGACGCCATGGTAGCCATAGGCAACGCCTTTTCTGCGGGGACTATGTTCGTTTCGGACCTGATGATGGCCGGGGCCATCTTCGAGGATATCAGCAAACTGGTATTGCCTAAAATAAAAGCAGCCGGAACCGGGAAAAGTGGCGCCAAGGTGGTCATCGGCACGGTTAAAAACGATATCCACAATATCGGCAAGGACATTGTAGCCAATATGCTGACCGCCTCGGGGTTTGATGTTATTGATGTGGGGGTTGATGTGCCGGCGGAAAATTTTGTCAAAGCGGTGAAGGACAGCGGCGCTAAGGCGCTGGCCATGTCCTGTCTGCTGGTTTCCTGTTATGATTCCATTAAGGATACTGTGGAGGCTCTGAAAAAAGAAGGGCTTAGGGACAAGGTAAAGATCATCATAGGCGGCGGGCCGGTGGATGATCATGTGGTTAAGTATTCAGGGGCGGATGGCTTTGGTTTGGATCCCCAGGCATGTATCCATCTCTGCGAGGAGGCTTATGCATGA